The Lentzea guizhouensis genome contains a region encoding:
- a CDS encoding HAD-IIA family hydrolase, producing the protein MSETLVDRYDALLIDLDGTVYRGSEAVPGAAEAIAQARAKGLGIRYVTNNASRSPQAVADHLVELGFDTSIDEVSTSAQAGAAMLAERLPKRTNVLVLGTKALQAEVLKRGLTPVDTADEAKAVLQGLSMDLGWRELAEAAVAIRRGALWVACNVDATLPTERGLLPGNGSLVAALRTATDAEPLVAGKPATPLLQQAAKELGAHRPLVVGDRLDTDILGAVNAGMDSLLVCTGVSTDEEAQALPEDQRPTYVGEDLSVLHRLP; encoded by the coding sequence GTGAGCGAGACGTTGGTCGACCGGTACGACGCGTTGCTGATCGATCTCGACGGCACCGTCTACCGCGGGTCCGAAGCGGTGCCCGGCGCAGCCGAGGCGATCGCGCAGGCGAGGGCCAAGGGCCTCGGGATCCGGTACGTGACCAACAACGCCTCCCGCTCACCGCAGGCGGTCGCCGACCACCTCGTCGAGCTCGGGTTCGACACGAGCATCGACGAGGTGAGCACCTCCGCGCAGGCGGGTGCGGCCATGCTGGCCGAGCGCCTGCCCAAGCGGACGAACGTCCTGGTGCTCGGCACCAAGGCGTTGCAGGCGGAGGTGCTCAAGCGCGGCCTCACCCCCGTCGACACCGCGGACGAGGCGAAGGCCGTGCTGCAGGGCCTGAGCATGGACCTCGGCTGGCGTGAGCTGGCCGAGGCCGCCGTGGCGATCCGCCGGGGCGCGCTCTGGGTGGCGTGCAACGTCGACGCGACGCTGCCCACCGAGCGCGGCCTGCTGCCCGGCAACGGCAGCCTCGTCGCGGCCCTGCGCACCGCCACCGACGCCGAGCCGCTCGTCGCCGGCAAGCCCGCCACGCCGTTGCTGCAGCAGGCGGCGAAGGAGCTCGGTGCGCACCGGCCGCTGGTGGTCGGCGACCGGCTCGACACGGACATCCTGGGCGCGGTCAACGCCGGGATGGACTCGCTGCTCGTGTGCACGGGTGTGTCGACGGATGAGGAGGCGCAAGCGCTTCCGGAAGACCAGCGCCCCACGTATGTCGGCGAGGACCTGTCGGTCCTGCATCGGCTACCGTGA